One Brevibacillus choshinensis genomic window carries:
- a CDS encoding COG4705 family protein, whose translation MALNQNKMKILLSKVPEVTIFFWIIKVLCTTVGETFADFLNFNLGLGLTSTTVTIGIAFFIVLFLQFRATKYIPGVYWLTVVLISVFGTLVTDNLTDNVGVPLETSTAVFSVLLGLTFLFWYRSEKTLSIHSIYTRKREVFYWLTILFTFALGTAIGDLFSEQLGLGYLYTGIIVILIIVCVFLAWSFLNLDGVLAFWIVYILTRPLGASIGDYLSQAKKNGGLGLGTTVTSVIFLIAILAIIVFLAVTKFDRLAKTEAADTKQTNGSKKSALMQTVAVLCIFLAVGIGGYVELSNHIASQAASAPATLAGQLTEFIQIENDLLTDVNANDFASAKKEADDLEHQWDVAEPVLRKIDGTTWTKIDESIDNVLAAVRTGSPDASQCKSVLTDSVRVLHGANQSSSQTDSTQTTAARKSQTDTKQAALAGKLTDFVTIENRMLTYVNANDFASAKKGADDLERQWDVAEPALRKMDGPAWTKIDETIDAALAAVRSKNPDARQCASALTDSLSIVNGENK comes from the coding sequence ATGGCACTCAACCAAAACAAAATGAAAATTTTACTGAGCAAGGTACCTGAGGTCACGATTTTCTTCTGGATTATTAAGGTTTTATGCACGACTGTCGGTGAAACATTTGCCGATTTCCTCAATTTTAATCTCGGATTGGGTTTAACGTCTACGACTGTCACTATAGGAATCGCGTTTTTCATTGTTTTATTTCTACAATTCCGAGCAACGAAATATATTCCGGGCGTTTATTGGCTAACCGTTGTGTTGATCAGCGTGTTTGGGACGTTGGTTACTGATAATTTGACAGACAATGTCGGAGTGCCGCTTGAGACGAGTACAGCAGTATTCTCCGTACTGCTAGGGTTAACGTTTCTTTTTTGGTATCGGAGTGAAAAAACACTCTCCATTCACTCGATTTACACGAGGAAACGTGAGGTTTTCTATTGGCTTACCATTCTTTTCACCTTTGCGCTTGGTACAGCTATCGGCGATTTGTTTTCCGAGCAACTCGGTCTCGGTTATCTATACACTGGAATAATCGTCATTTTGATCATCGTTTGTGTATTTTTGGCTTGGAGCTTTTTGAACCTTGATGGAGTGTTAGCGTTTTGGATTGTTTATATTCTTACTCGTCCACTCGGAGCATCAATTGGAGATTATCTATCTCAAGCAAAAAAGAATGGCGGGTTAGGTTTGGGGACAACCGTCACAAGTGTCATTTTCCTTATAGCGATTTTAGCGATCATCGTTTTTCTTGCGGTGACAAAATTTGATCGTTTGGCAAAAACGGAAGCAGCAGATACGAAGCAAACAAATGGAAGCAAGAAAAGTGCGCTGATGCAAACCGTAGCAGTACTCTGTATTTTCTTAGCTGTTGGTATAGGCGGTTATGTCGAGTTAAGCAACCATATCGCATCGCAAGCTGCTTCTGCACCAGCGACATTAGCCGGACAGTTAACCGAATTTATTCAAATTGAAAATGATTTGCTAACCGATGTAAATGCAAATGATTTTGCATCAGCGAAAAAAGAGGCCGACGATCTGGAACATCAATGGGATGTAGCGGAGCCTGTGCTGAGAAAAATCGATGGCACGACATGGACTAAGATTGATGAATCGATTGACAATGTATTGGCAGCTGTACGTACAGGAAGCCCTGATGCCAGCCAGTGCAAATCTGTACTTACTGATTCGGTTCGTGTCTTACATGGAGCAAATCAATCATCCTCACAAACCGATTCTACACAAACGACTGCAGCTAGAAAATCGCAAACCGATACGAAACAAGCTGCATTAGCTGGAAAATTAACCGATTTTGTTACAATAGAAAATAGGATGCTTACCTATGTAAACGCAAACGACTTTGCTTCAGCGAAAAAAGGAGCGGATGATCTGGAACGCCAATGGGATGTAGCGGAGCCTGCGCTGAGAAAAATGGATGGCCCTGCATGGACCAAAATTGATGAAACCATTGATGCTGCATTGGCAGCCGTACGTTCAAAAAACCCCGACGCTCGCCAGTGCGCGTCAGCACTTACCGATTCTCTTAGCATCGTAAACGGCGAAAATAAATAA
- a CDS encoding YkoP family protein, producing the protein MTIINRRKRLRWERVFRTLFQIKPVGESDPILHMRVCTYRGKSIRFKDGEEIRKGDCVSEIHFDNEWLYKPGSNSRSSVQLAIQMIRQTNARSPK; encoded by the coding sequence GTGACGATTATAAATAGGAGAAAAAGATTGAGGTGGGAAAGGGTATTTCGAACGTTGTTTCAGATCAAACCAGTTGGTGAGAGTGATCCAATCCTTCACATGAGGGTATGTACGTATCGAGGAAAGAGCATTCGTTTCAAAGATGGGGAAGAAATTCGCAAAGGTGATTGTGTCTCCGAGATTCACTTCGATAATGAATGGTTATATAAGCCGGGAAGCAATTCGCGATCTTCTGTGCAACTCGCTATTCAAATGATTCGACAAACTAACGCTCGTTCCCCAAAATAA
- a CDS encoding SDR family NAD(P)-dependent oxidoreductase — protein MDMGLRNKTALVTGSTKGIGKAIAIELAREGVNVLVNGRNDEEVERTVNELKSEFPATFPQNATADIVERQQREALFEKYPHVDILVNNMGIYEIMSYEDVDDEIWEKYFRTNVLAANGLSKFYLPNMLKNNYGRIIFIASEEAIMPSGQMPQYCMTKSMLLSLSKSLSKLTIGTEVTSNTIMPGPTLSENVYQIIDRLFPEEMPFSEKEKRFMAANLPQSELQRFIKPFEIGRLAAFVSSPYATAFKGSPIRMDGGMVPTIF, from the coding sequence ATGGATATGGGATTAAGGAACAAAACTGCTTTGGTAACTGGATCGACGAAAGGTATTGGGAAAGCTATTGCCATTGAGCTAGCCAGAGAAGGCGTCAATGTCCTCGTAAATGGACGGAATGATGAAGAGGTAGAACGTACTGTAAATGAATTGAAGTCGGAATTTCCGGCTACTTTTCCTCAGAATGCTACGGCGGATATTGTGGAGAGGCAGCAAAGAGAAGCTTTGTTTGAAAAATATCCCCATGTGGATATTCTCGTTAACAATATGGGTATTTATGAAATCATGTCCTATGAAGACGTTGACGATGAGATATGGGAAAAATACTTCCGAACAAATGTCCTTGCCGCTAATGGATTATCTAAATTTTACTTACCCAATATGTTGAAGAATAATTATGGACGCATAATCTTTATAGCAAGTGAAGAAGCGATCATGCCGTCAGGGCAAATGCCTCAGTATTGCATGACGAAATCTATGCTATTATCGTTGTCAAAAAGCCTATCGAAACTAACGATCGGAACAGAAGTCACATCCAATACGATCATGCCAGGACCGACGCTTTCCGAAAATGTATATCAAATCATTGATCGTTTGTTTCCTGAAGAGATGCCATTTTCGGAAAAAGAAAAGAGATTTATGGCTGCAAACCTGCCCCAATCCGAATTACAGCGGTTTATCAAGCCTTTTGAAATAGGCAGGCTGGCTGCATTCGTATCCAGTCCTTATGCAACCGCATTTAAAGGTTCACCCATTCGTATGGACGGGGGCATGGTGCCAACTATTTTTTAA
- a CDS encoding cyclase family protein, with protein MTRKTRRIIDLSVMMDPVAKEPSPPDIQYGDHESGAIHAAKLFGLSPSDFPESKAWANETITLTTHTGTHVDAPWHYAPTSEGKPAKTIDQLPLEWFYGDGVLLDFSDKPSGYEINVSDVKQKLEEIQYTLKPFDIVLIRSDADKRFYEDNYYQSHAGVSAEATHWLIDQGIKVMGTDGWGWDIPFSIQAADYKQNPREGVLWAAHYVGKEKEYCQIEKLANLDQLPKPYGFTIAVFPIKIKGASGGWARPVAIIEE; from the coding sequence TTGACACGAAAAACGCGTCGAATCATCGATCTCAGTGTAATGATGGATCCGGTGGCGAAGGAGCCGTCACCGCCGGACATCCAATATGGCGATCATGAGAGCGGAGCCATCCACGCAGCAAAGCTGTTTGGACTATCCCCCTCTGATTTCCCGGAGAGCAAGGCTTGGGCAAATGAGACCATCACCTTGACTACCCATACTGGGACGCACGTGGACGCTCCCTGGCATTATGCCCCCACTTCGGAAGGCAAGCCGGCCAAAACGATTGATCAACTGCCGTTGGAGTGGTTTTACGGTGATGGGGTTCTGCTGGACTTTAGCGACAAGCCATCTGGCTATGAAATTAACGTGAGCGATGTGAAGCAAAAGCTGGAGGAGATCCAGTACACGTTGAAGCCATTCGATATCGTCCTGATCCGCTCAGATGCGGACAAACGCTTCTATGAGGACAACTACTACCAATCACACGCTGGAGTGTCGGCAGAGGCGACGCACTGGCTTATTGATCAAGGCATCAAGGTCATGGGGACAGACGGTTGGGGATGGGACATCCCGTTCTCGATCCAGGCGGCTGACTACAAGCAAAATCCGAGAGAAGGAGTGCTCTGGGCAGCGCACTACGTCGGAAAAGAAAAAGAATATTGCCAGATCGAAAAATTGGCCAATTTGGATCAACTACCAAAGCCGTATGGTTTTACTATTGCCGTCTTTCCGATCAAGATTAAGGGAGCGAGTGGAGGCTGGGCCCGTCCCGTCGCGATTATCGAAGAGTAG
- a CDS encoding TrmB family transcriptional regulator: MKIQESINGLKELGFTEYEARIYLSLLRSHPSNGNTIAVQSGVPTPKVYETLRKMQEREVVFTVPGGDKGNQMRYSPLPYDDLLSRSKQAFLGNVDFLQKALTEISAMSDTNWTELFVINGYAAAMEAVRSAVTEARADIIMSLWSPELDFLHEALMDAHRRGVSIVTLTFDQGRKVPWRHFQHHHADLIRARHTGELNMVLDKEKTIIFQSSQERPHAVVSSHPVTIKTTLNYIRHDIYVNRIVQDFGEVMMQRYGSGLEGLIDDF; the protein is encoded by the coding sequence TTGAAAATTCAAGAATCAATAAACGGCTTGAAAGAACTCGGGTTTACCGAATACGAGGCAAGGATCTATCTCTCACTGTTGCGATCCCATCCTTCCAACGGCAACACCATCGCCGTTCAATCCGGTGTGCCGACGCCAAAGGTGTATGAGACGCTGCGCAAGATGCAGGAGCGGGAAGTCGTATTCACTGTGCCAGGCGGCGACAAAGGAAATCAGATGCGTTACAGCCCGCTGCCCTATGATGATCTGCTCTCCCGTTCCAAACAAGCGTTTTTGGGAAACGTGGACTTTTTGCAGAAGGCACTCACGGAAATTTCAGCGATGAGTGATACGAACTGGACCGAGCTTTTCGTGATAAATGGGTACGCGGCTGCCATGGAGGCGGTGCGGTCGGCTGTGACAGAGGCGAGGGCAGACATCATCATGAGCCTGTGGAGCCCGGAACTGGACTTTCTCCATGAAGCACTTATGGATGCTCACCGACGCGGTGTCTCGATCGTCACTTTAACGTTTGACCAGGGGAGGAAGGTACCTTGGCGCCATTTTCAACATCACCATGCCGACCTGATCCGCGCAAGGCACACCGGCGAGCTCAATATGGTGCTCGACAAAGAAAAAACGATCATCTTCCAATCGTCACAGGAGCGCCCGCACGCCGTTGTCTCCAGCCATCCTGTGACGATCAAGACAACTCTTAACTACATACGCCACGACATTTACGTCAATCGGATCGTGCAGGATTTCGGGGAGGTGATGATGCAACGCTACGGCTCAGGACTGGAGGGCCTCATCGACGACTTCTAA
- a CDS encoding MFS transporter, with the protein MSDHVSNDDTESGTKSVKWHTLFGSFFSYTLDAMDFMFLALALPVIIKEWNMSLGDAGLLGTSTLIGVGLSSIVLGWFSDNYGRRLALLVSLGVFGLFTVAIAVSQTWEQFMILRFLAGLGLGGVWGIASAYVSETWSAKHRARATSFVLSAWPVGYGLAALLAAFILPQYGWRALFAFGLASILAMIYIYFFVPESKVWLENKSKRERELNRPARVSVKELFSGGLAKRTILATFVSCCTLTAYWGINTWLPTYLTKERGLSVDKMGVFLIVINIGMFIGYQLFGYVADKIGRKKICLLSFFGAAVMIPLYVFTQNVTVLFWMGPLLFLFFSQAGVFGAYFAELYPTHLRSMGAGFCFNVGRGLSAFAPFLLGHIATQYSLGTGFALCAITLIIGAVLTVFLPETSTPAQAASQEREATA; encoded by the coding sequence ATGTCCGACCACGTTTCCAATGACGACACCGAGTCAGGCACAAAATCTGTCAAATGGCACACACTGTTTGGTTCGTTTTTTAGCTACACACTGGATGCGATGGACTTCATGTTTCTTGCTTTGGCGCTTCCCGTCATTATCAAAGAGTGGAATATGTCGCTTGGCGATGCCGGCCTCTTGGGTACTTCTACATTGATTGGAGTCGGCCTCAGCAGTATCGTGCTCGGATGGTTCTCGGATAACTACGGCAGGAGGCTAGCCTTACTGGTGAGCTTGGGTGTCTTCGGGCTCTTTACGGTGGCGATCGCGGTATCACAGACATGGGAGCAGTTTATGATCCTGCGTTTCCTCGCGGGCCTAGGCCTCGGAGGCGTATGGGGGATCGCATCGGCCTATGTCTCCGAGACATGGTCAGCCAAGCACCGGGCGCGGGCTACTTCATTTGTACTCAGTGCATGGCCGGTGGGATACGGACTTGCGGCGTTGCTGGCTGCATTCATCCTGCCTCAGTACGGGTGGAGAGCGCTATTTGCTTTCGGGCTGGCAAGTATTCTCGCCATGATTTATATCTACTTCTTCGTCCCAGAGTCGAAAGTCTGGCTGGAGAACAAGAGCAAGCGTGAACGCGAGCTGAATCGTCCTGCCAGAGTCTCGGTCAAAGAACTGTTCAGTGGCGGACTTGCAAAGCGCACGATCCTCGCGACTTTCGTCTCCTGCTGCACGCTGACCGCTTATTGGGGAATTAATACATGGCTTCCTACATATTTAACCAAGGAGCGGGGATTGTCCGTAGACAAGATGGGCGTGTTCCTGATCGTGATCAACATCGGGATGTTTATCGGGTATCAGCTGTTTGGCTATGTCGCAGACAAGATCGGCCGGAAAAAAATCTGCTTACTCTCTTTCTTCGGCGCCGCGGTCATGATTCCGCTCTATGTCTTCACACAGAACGTCACGGTCTTGTTTTGGATGGGACCCTTGCTATTCTTGTTTTTCTCACAGGCGGGAGTTTTCGGCGCGTATTTCGCCGAGCTGTACCCCACGCATTTACGCAGCATGGGCGCTGGCTTTTGCTTCAATGTCGGACGCGGGCTGTCTGCCTTCGCTCCGTTTTTGCTCGGGCATATTGCGACCCAGTACAGCCTGGGGACCGGTTTTGCGCTATGTGCGATCACTCTGATCATAGGGGCGGTGCTCACAGTGTTCTTGCCTGAGACAAGCACACCGGCGCAAGCGGCCTCCCAGGAGAGGGAAGCGACTGCATAG
- a CDS encoding sensor histidine kinase yields MKNHNRELFRGTRKRLTIINSVMLMVFLLLFIIGTFGLLFSIFYNEQKLELKALTQQEVEESQTVAPGETKPDHANSANQGMYFNYFLKENGVLLVGDEFAPDMREAIIGYAKGWKPNIVEIKYKTIVNQQKSELHVLIAAQNVYHDGHLMGTVYFGKDVSYLWSMFQWLLVVLLGMSVLFLGVAIMTGQFLTRRAMKPILRSYELQRDFLADASHELRTPISILKSGLEVIGMEDGDKLSAFSQELLQDLQKEAKSAAKMVGDLLLLARTDSGVQEISMETFDFSVMAGQVIRLIQGFAQSRQIRLHLHVQDSIMLHADQERIKQLLYILLDNAVKYTLEQGEITLTVKTTTVDYKPKLCIMVKDTGIGIESDDLSQIFHRFYRADKNRSRQSGGTGLGLSIAKWIIDAHRGTIHVESVSGVGSTFTVFLPIK; encoded by the coding sequence TTGAAAAATCATAACAGAGAGCTATTTCGAGGCACAAGAAAACGGTTGACTATCATCAATAGCGTGATGCTGATGGTCTTCCTTTTGCTGTTTATAATCGGTACGTTCGGTTTGCTCTTTTCTATTTTTTATAATGAACAAAAACTGGAACTAAAAGCGCTTACCCAGCAAGAGGTAGAGGAATCTCAAACGGTTGCACCGGGTGAAACAAAACCTGATCATGCGAATTCAGCCAATCAAGGAATGTATTTCAATTATTTCTTGAAAGAAAACGGAGTATTGCTGGTGGGGGACGAATTTGCACCCGACATGCGGGAAGCGATCATCGGATATGCAAAAGGGTGGAAACCGAATATCGTTGAAATCAAATACAAGACAATCGTAAACCAGCAGAAATCCGAGTTGCACGTTTTGATAGCTGCTCAAAATGTTTATCATGATGGCCACTTGATGGGCACGGTTTACTTTGGAAAAGACGTTTCGTATTTGTGGAGCATGTTCCAGTGGCTTTTGGTCGTGTTGCTCGGGATGTCCGTGCTCTTTTTAGGGGTGGCCATCATGACTGGCCAGTTTTTGACGAGGCGCGCCATGAAGCCGATTTTGCGATCCTACGAATTGCAGAGAGATTTTTTGGCGGATGCGTCCCATGAGCTAAGAACGCCGATCAGCATTTTGAAATCTGGGCTCGAAGTGATTGGGATGGAGGATGGCGATAAGCTTTCGGCATTCTCGCAGGAGCTCTTGCAAGACTTGCAAAAAGAAGCGAAGAGCGCGGCAAAAATGGTGGGCGATCTGCTGCTGCTCGCTCGTACCGATTCCGGGGTACAGGAAATCTCGATGGAAACCTTTGATTTTTCTGTAATGGCAGGGCAAGTGATCCGTTTGATTCAAGGGTTCGCCCAATCACGGCAAATCCGACTGCATTTGCACGTGCAGGACTCGATCATGCTGCATGCAGATCAGGAAAGGATCAAGCAGCTCCTGTATATTTTGCTGGACAATGCGGTGAAATACACGCTGGAACAAGGAGAAATCACGCTCACCGTCAAGACAACGACGGTCGACTACAAGCCCAAGCTATGCATCATGGTGAAAGATACAGGGATCGGGATTGAGTCCGACGATCTTTCGCAAATTTTTCACCGGTTTTATCGTGCAGATAAAAATCGGTCCCGGCAATCAGGGGGGACAGGGTTGGGCCTTTCGATCGCCAAATGGATTATCGATGCTCACCGGGGAACCATACACGTCGAAAGCGTATCTGGCGTTGGCAGCACCTTCACTGTTTTTCTACCGATAAAGTAG
- a CDS encoding SRPBCC family protein: MSLTLSLDFQYKTSIEKLWSALTDSSKLAKWVVNIHSGQAMENDFKPVVGHRFQFRTQPTEYWDGIVDGEVLTVDEPNRLSYTWASGGEKHTITWTLQDLGDGKVNLHLEQTGISNAQALGGAKFGWSKWCGELEGVLEQ, translated from the coding sequence ATGAGTTTAACATTATCCTTGGATTTTCAATACAAGACATCGATTGAGAAACTTTGGTCTGCCTTAACCGATTCAAGCAAGCTGGCCAAGTGGGTGGTCAACATCCACAGCGGCCAGGCGATGGAAAATGATTTTAAGCCCGTCGTCGGACACCGGTTTCAGTTTCGCACTCAGCCGACCGAATATTGGGATGGCATTGTTGACGGTGAAGTACTTACCGTGGATGAGCCAAACCGGTTGTCCTATACATGGGCGAGTGGGGGAGAGAAGCACACGATCACCTGGACGCTGCAGGATTTAGGGGACGGAAAGGTTAACCTTCATCTCGAACAAACCGGAATCTCAAATGCTCAAGCATTGGGTGGAGCTAAGTTCGGCTGGAGCAAATGGTGCGGTGAGCTTGAAGGGGTGTTGGAACAATAA
- a CDS encoding COG4705 family protein, with protein MTTTKNVLRSTISKIPQLTLLFWVMKIAATTLGETGSDLVTVPGAEDNYLIPFLFFIGVFVVFLIIQLFVKKYIAPVYWTVITSTSLAGTAFSDYMDRSLGLGYMKGSFLLISLLIIIFLFWYFTEPTLNVKSIATKRVEVLYWVAILISNTLGTAAGDFLSHEAEGVGKLAGGGSFLEQGLGLTIAQGAMVTGGLILVVVLAYFLTKMSRVLLFWLAFVLTRPFGATFGDYLIKPHEKGGLGLENGTEIASAILLAILVICIVVEYATRKKLSSNRSPSVEH; from the coding sequence ATGACAACTACTAAGAACGTGTTACGTTCAACAATCAGTAAGATTCCTCAATTAACTCTTCTGTTCTGGGTTATGAAGATTGCTGCTACAACCTTGGGAGAAACGGGTAGTGATTTAGTTACGGTTCCTGGAGCAGAAGATAACTATTTGATACCGTTTCTCTTTTTCATTGGCGTTTTTGTGGTCTTTTTGATCATACAATTGTTCGTCAAGAAATATATCGCTCCCGTTTATTGGACTGTAATAACTTCCACAAGCCTTGCGGGCACAGCATTTTCCGATTATATGGACCGCTCATTAGGTTTAGGATATATGAAGGGCTCTTTCCTACTAATCAGTTTGCTGATTATTATCTTTCTTTTTTGGTATTTCACAGAGCCAACATTAAATGTTAAGAGTATTGCAACCAAACGAGTTGAAGTGCTTTATTGGGTTGCCATTTTAATTTCGAACACATTAGGTACGGCTGCGGGAGATTTTTTATCGCACGAGGCTGAAGGAGTCGGTAAGCTGGCTGGCGGAGGAAGCTTCCTTGAGCAAGGTTTGGGGCTCACAATCGCTCAAGGTGCGATGGTAACAGGAGGGCTAATTCTAGTCGTCGTACTCGCGTATTTTCTAACGAAAATGAGCCGAGTTCTTCTATTCTGGTTAGCATTTGTATTGACACGTCCTTTTGGAGCAACTTTTGGAGATTACTTGATTAAACCCCATGAAAAAGGTGGGCTTGGATTAGAGAATGGGACAGAAATTGCTTCTGCCATTTTATTGGCCATTCTTGTAATCTGCATCGTAGTAGAGTACGCAACACGTAAAAAATTGTCTTCGAATAGATCGCCATCAGTTGAACATTAA
- a CDS encoding FAD-binding oxidoreductase yields MPRTEGLTGRVIVEGEIGYEQARRDFNTRFSKFPKVIVYCMDEQDVANAVIWARKHRMPFRVRGGGHSYEAFSLVDGGLVIDVSKLLHLKIDKVGGTAHVGSGFQILPLYEALWKQGLTIPSGTCATTGMSGLTLGGGYGYLSRLFGMTCDNLLAVEMVNPWGRIIQASEEEHSDLLWACRGAGDGSFGVITSFTFRAHPIGDVAHYTMTWDFTELQKVVRFWQKWAPYIDVRLTSSLLLPAQHHGDIQSRGVFVGLERELRQLLRPLQEAVPPKTISIRSASWITAARMLSGAVTRHSKFKNTSAYVYEPFSNEALSILTHFLSIAPGTSNSVIFDAFGGAIGMVPPDATAFVHRNALFMVQYLSYWENDRDEAMNIRWVEQFRTAMLPFTRGAYRNYADLLISDWPTAYFGENIAKLKKVKQAYDPENVFCFEQSIPLA; encoded by the coding sequence GTGCCAAGGACGGAGGGATTGACCGGACGTGTGATTGTGGAGGGCGAAATTGGCTATGAACAAGCAAGGCGAGATTTCAACACCCGCTTTTCCAAATTTCCAAAAGTAATTGTCTACTGCATGGATGAACAAGATGTTGCCAACGCTGTTATATGGGCACGTAAACATAGGATGCCTTTTCGAGTGCGTGGCGGCGGGCACAGCTATGAAGCGTTTTCTCTTGTTGACGGAGGGCTTGTCATCGATGTCAGCAAATTACTTCATCTAAAAATTGACAAAGTTGGCGGCACTGCGCATGTCGGTTCGGGGTTTCAGATACTGCCTCTATATGAAGCCTTGTGGAAACAAGGACTGACTATTCCAAGTGGGACCTGCGCGACAACCGGTATGTCCGGGCTGACTCTTGGCGGAGGGTATGGTTACTTGTCTCGACTTTTTGGTATGACCTGTGACAATTTACTAGCAGTCGAGATGGTAAACCCGTGGGGAAGGATTATTCAAGCCAGCGAAGAGGAGCACAGCGACTTGCTTTGGGCATGCCGCGGTGCCGGAGACGGGAGTTTCGGCGTCATCACTTCCTTTACATTCCGTGCGCACCCGATCGGTGATGTCGCACACTACACCATGACGTGGGACTTTACTGAACTTCAAAAAGTGGTGCGTTTTTGGCAAAAATGGGCTCCGTATATTGATGTCCGCTTAACCTCCTCGCTCCTGCTTCCTGCACAACACCACGGCGATATCCAATCCCGTGGTGTCTTCGTGGGCTTGGAAAGAGAACTTCGCCAGCTTTTACGGCCTTTGCAGGAGGCGGTGCCGCCCAAGACGATCTCGATCCGATCCGCCTCCTGGATCACGGCAGCACGCATGTTGTCCGGAGCCGTAACCCGCCATTCTAAGTTTAAAAATACATCTGCATACGTGTACGAGCCATTCTCAAACGAAGCGCTTTCCATACTGACCCATTTTTTGTCCATTGCCCCTGGCACGAGTAATTCCGTCATATTCGACGCCTTTGGCGGTGCGATTGGCATGGTACCCCCTGACGCGACTGCTTTTGTGCACCGCAATGCCCTATTTATGGTACAATACCTATCTTATTGGGAGAATGATAGGGACGAGGCAATGAATATTCGATGGGTTGAACAATTTCGTACAGCCATGCTTCCCTTTACCCGAGGTGCATACCGCAACTATGCCGATCTGCTGATTTCTGATTGGCCGACAGCGTATTTCGGTGAGAATATAGCCAAATTGAAAAAAGTCAAACAAGCCTACGATCCAGAGAATGTCTTCTGCTTCGAACAAAGCATTCCACTAGCATAA
- a CDS encoding helix-turn-helix transcriptional regulator, with protein sequence MKSDRIKFPVGLLAGLQRLGIAPLDLARKARLPLTILTEPAEVTTAQYFRIWQAYSDLIGDTATGIIKLLTNFETTQYPPTVLATYHARDYRDALIRMARYKQLCPPESLRIAEEGERCTIELKWMQGEQPGPPVLVGTTLAFLLELGRRGTGQPITAMSVEFSQPMGDVAALEAYFGCPIRIGGTSNRLTLHRSDLDRHFLSYNNELLEILTPVLDRSLDEQCSRSVAEMVKWILKRSLTGGRHDIRAVASELGMSDRTLQRRLTDESTSFKQLLSLARHEQAREYLADPNLDIKEVAFLIGYEDQNSFYRAFRLWEGDTPSNWRSEYFRSDPTA encoded by the coding sequence ATGAAATCAGACCGTATAAAATTCCCGGTGGGATTATTGGCCGGTTTACAACGGCTAGGGATTGCCCCACTCGACTTAGCTCGCAAAGCGCGCCTGCCGCTCACCATTCTTACAGAACCAGCGGAAGTCACCACTGCCCAATATTTCAGAATCTGGCAAGCGTACTCAGATCTAATTGGTGACACTGCTACCGGAATCATCAAGCTTTTAACCAACTTTGAAACGACACAATATCCACCGACCGTTTTAGCCACCTACCATGCTCGTGACTATCGCGACGCTCTTATTCGAATGGCCCGGTACAAACAACTGTGCCCTCCGGAGAGCTTGCGCATAGCAGAGGAAGGCGAGCGCTGTACAATCGAATTGAAGTGGATGCAAGGCGAGCAACCGGGACCACCCGTGCTGGTTGGAACCACGCTAGCCTTTCTTCTAGAGCTTGGGCGACGAGGTACGGGTCAGCCTATAACTGCCATGTCCGTGGAATTTTCTCAGCCGATGGGGGACGTAGCTGCTCTTGAAGCTTACTTCGGTTGCCCTATACGGATTGGTGGCACTTCTAACCGCTTAACACTCCATCGAAGCGATTTGGACCGTCACTTTCTTTCGTATAACAATGAATTGCTGGAGATCTTGACACCTGTTTTGGACCGATCGTTGGATGAACAGTGCAGTCGTTCAGTCGCTGAGATGGTCAAGTGGATCTTGAAACGAAGTCTAACCGGAGGCCGCCATGATATTCGAGCGGTTGCGAGCGAGCTCGGCATGAGCGATCGTACCTTGCAGCGCAGACTTACCGATGAATCCACATCCTTCAAGCAACTGTTGTCACTGGCTCGACATGAACAGGCACGAGAATACTTGGCAGACCCCAACCTCGATATAAAAGAAGTGGCTTTCTTGATTGGGTATGAAGATCAGAATTCGTTTTACCGGGCCTTTCGCCTTTGGGAGGGCGATACACCTTCAAATTGGCGTTCCGAATACTTTAGGTCAGATCCGACCGCATAG